One stretch of Bordetella avium DNA includes these proteins:
- a CDS encoding MFS transporter, which yields MSNTDALSVRTILMGTLVVLLAMGVRATFGLFMQPMGLAHDWGRETFSFAFALQNLVWGVSSIFMGMMADRYGSGRTIALGAVLYFIGMVGTRYAGDPFMLYLMSGVVVGLGQAGTTFPVILPVIARAVPPAYRSTAMGIASAGGSMGQFLVVPTGQFAINQMDWTGALWLLSLMTAAALPLAWYLRGKPQGHAGSQTLGSAVRQALKHPSFHFLFWSYFVCGFHTAFITLHLPAFVTDAGLNASNGATAIALIGLFNVFGSFYAGKLGGRYSKKWLLAGIYTMRAMGIMVVLLFPLTPLVLYVFAAWMGLFWLGTVPLTQGLIGEIYGLRFAATLSGIAFLGHQIGSFSGVWLGGYAYAHTGSYNAVWWLALALSLIAALLCLPVRERVLTQEAVA from the coding sequence ATGTCGAATACAGACGCGTTATCCGTGCGCACCATCCTCATGGGCACCTTGGTGGTTCTGCTGGCCATGGGGGTGAGAGCGACCTTCGGTCTGTTTATGCAACCCATGGGGCTGGCGCATGACTGGGGGAGAGAGACTTTTTCCTTTGCCTTCGCCTTGCAGAATCTGGTCTGGGGCGTATCCAGCATCTTCATGGGTATGATGGCCGACCGCTATGGGTCAGGCCGCACGATCGCGCTGGGCGCCGTGCTGTATTTCATCGGCATGGTGGGCACGCGCTACGCGGGCGATCCTTTCATGCTTTATCTCATGAGCGGCGTGGTCGTCGGTTTGGGGCAGGCGGGCACCACCTTTCCCGTCATTCTTCCCGTGATCGCTCGCGCCGTGCCGCCGGCCTATCGCAGTACGGCGATGGGTATCGCCAGCGCGGGCGGCTCGATGGGGCAGTTTCTGGTCGTGCCGACCGGGCAGTTCGCAATCAATCAGATGGATTGGACCGGGGCGCTGTGGCTGCTGTCGCTGATGACGGCGGCCGCACTGCCGCTGGCCTGGTATCTGCGTGGCAAGCCTCAGGGGCATGCGGGTTCTCAGACGCTGGGATCGGCGGTGCGCCAGGCGCTCAAGCATCCGTCCTTCCACTTTTTGTTCTGGAGCTACTTTGTTTGTGGCTTCCATACCGCCTTCATTACCCTGCACCTGCCGGCCTTCGTGACCGATGCCGGCCTGAATGCCAGCAATGGCGCGACTGCCATCGCCTTGATCGGTCTGTTCAATGTGTTCGGTTCTTTCTATGCCGGCAAGCTGGGTGGACGCTACAGCAAAAAATGGCTGCTGGCCGGCATTTACACCATGCGGGCGATGGGCATCATGGTGGTGCTGCTCTTCCCGCTTACCCCGCTGGTGCTCTACGTGTTCGCGGCCTGGATGGGGCTGTTCTGGCTCGGCACGGTGCCGCTGACCCAGGGGTTGATCGGCGAAATCTATGGCCTGCGCTTTGCCGCCACGCTCTCGGGCATTGCTTTTCTGGGTCACCAGATCGGCAGTTTCAGCGGCGTGTGGCTGGGCGGTTACGCCTATGCCCATACGGGCAGCTATAACGCGGTGTGGTGGCTCGCCCTGGCCCTGTCGCTGATCGCCGCTTTGCTCTGCCTGCCCGTGCGCGAACGGGTGTTGACGCAAGAGGCCGTGGCGTGA
- the pbpG gene encoding D-alanyl-D-alanine endopeptidase translates to MAFPWIRAVAAAMAPFALAAGSLLSANAHAAKPADPCKVNAKSAECAAAKKKAASAKKSGNNNAAKPAAKAGAKPATNAKAGASKNTSANKTRNAKAAKPASKTAAKTTGKTASKTASQSATSSQSKAATKNTAGNKKASPKVRKIASAGLAPAAASPAAEARALRSSTAYVQDLTTSTVLFAKNENVVRPIASISKLMTALVVVDANQPMNEILEVTDEDIDTLKHTTSRLRVGTRLSRGDMLHLALMSSENRAAHALGRNYPGGLEAFVAAMNAKARSLGMINTRFVEPTGLSSENVSSPHDLARLLRAASQRPLIHRYSTDTEYDVEINKRTQTFRNTNLLVRKPDWDIKVSKTGFINEAGECLVMLARINGRDMAIVLLDSQGKLSRIGDAMRIRRIVQSDVAML, encoded by the coding sequence ATGGCATTTCCCTGGATACGCGCGGTCGCAGCGGCCATGGCGCCCTTCGCGCTGGCAGCCGGCTCCCTGCTCTCGGCCAACGCCCACGCTGCCAAACCGGCGGACCCCTGCAAAGTCAACGCAAAATCCGCCGAGTGCGCGGCGGCCAAGAAAAAAGCCGCCAGCGCTAAGAAATCCGGCAATAACAACGCGGCCAAGCCCGCAGCCAAGGCGGGAGCAAAGCCCGCCACCAACGCTAAAGCGGGCGCCAGCAAGAACACTTCCGCCAATAAAACCCGCAACGCCAAGGCGGCGAAACCCGCAAGCAAGACCGCAGCCAAGACAACGGGCAAAACTGCCAGCAAGACCGCGAGCCAGTCGGCGACATCTTCCCAGTCGAAAGCCGCAACCAAAAACACAGCGGGCAACAAAAAAGCTTCCCCCAAAGTCCGCAAGATCGCTAGCGCCGGACTGGCGCCGGCCGCCGCCTCGCCAGCAGCCGAGGCGCGTGCGCTGCGCTCTTCCACGGCCTATGTGCAAGACCTCACAACCTCGACGGTGCTGTTCGCCAAGAACGAAAACGTCGTGCGCCCGATCGCTTCGATTTCCAAACTCATGACCGCGCTGGTCGTCGTTGACGCCAACCAGCCCATGAACGAAATCCTCGAAGTCACCGACGAAGATATCGATACGCTCAAGCACACGACCTCGCGTCTGCGGGTAGGTACTCGCCTGTCCCGCGGCGACATGCTGCACCTGGCCCTCATGTCGTCAGAGAACCGCGCCGCGCACGCACTGGGGCGGAATTATCCGGGCGGGCTGGAGGCTTTCGTGGCGGCAATGAATGCCAAGGCGCGCTCGCTGGGCATGATCAACACGCGCTTCGTCGAGCCCACCGGCCTGTCCAGCGAAAACGTGTCCTCGCCGCACGATCTGGCCCGTTTGCTGCGCGCCGCCTCGCAGCGTCCGCTCATCCACCGCTACTCGACCGACACCGAGTACGACGTGGAAATCAACAAACGCACCCAGACCTTCCGCAACACCAATCTGCTGGTGCGCAAGCCGGATTGGGACATCAAGGTGTCCAAAACAGGCTTTATTAACGAGGCAGGCGAGTGCCTGGTCATGCTGGCCCGCATCAATGGGCGCGACATGGCCATCGTGCTGCTGGACTCGCAAGGCAAGCTTTCACGCATTGGCGACGCCATGCGCATCCGCCGCATCGTGCAAAGCGATGTGGCCATGCTGTAG
- a CDS encoding ribbon-helix-helix domain-containing protein: protein MCEIFIRANAQSYAYESRSLRLHGVATSIRLEKLFWMVLQEIAERDGLRVSKLLERLYDELMAYRGEAANFTSFLRVCCLRYQMLQTAGRLPPAVPISSLDAAAVFEGLPGHLYDPVHA, encoded by the coding sequence ATGTGCGAGATCTTCATCCGCGCCAACGCGCAATCTTATGCCTACGAGAGCCGTTCTTTGCGGCTGCACGGTGTGGCCACCAGCATCAGGCTGGAGAAGCTGTTTTGGATGGTGTTGCAGGAAATCGCCGAGCGTGATGGCCTGCGTGTTTCCAAGCTGCTTGAAAGGCTGTATGACGAGCTGATGGCCTACCGGGGCGAGGCGGCCAACTTCACGTCATTTTTGCGCGTCTGTTGTTTGCGCTATCAGATGCTGCAGACCGCAGGCCGTCTTCCGCCCGCTGTGCCCATCAGTTCCTTGGATGCCGCTGCCGTGTTCGAAGGCCTGCCGGGCCATCTCTATGACCCGGTTCATGCCTGA
- a CDS encoding DJ-1/PfpI family protein, producing MSKKLLMLVGDYAEDYETMVPFQTLLAVGHRVHAVCPDKKAGDTVATAIHDFEGAQTYSEKRGHNFTLNHDFASVDPSQYDGLVIPGGRAPEYLRLNEKVLDIVRHFDAARKPIAAVCHGAQLLAAAGILKGRTCSAYPACAPEVRLAGGTYADIPIDQACTDGHLVTAPAWPAHPAWLAQFLAVLGTRISH from the coding sequence ATGAGCAAGAAACTCTTGATGTTGGTGGGCGATTACGCAGAAGACTACGAAACCATGGTGCCCTTTCAGACCCTGTTGGCGGTCGGGCACAGGGTTCATGCGGTATGCCCGGACAAAAAGGCAGGCGACACCGTCGCCACGGCCATCCACGATTTTGAGGGCGCGCAAACCTATAGCGAAAAGCGCGGGCACAACTTCACGCTCAACCATGATTTCGCCTCGGTCGATCCGTCCCAGTACGACGGCCTGGTGATCCCAGGCGGGCGGGCGCCGGAATACCTGCGGCTGAACGAAAAAGTATTGGACATCGTGCGGCACTTTGATGCCGCGCGCAAACCCATTGCCGCGGTTTGCCATGGCGCGCAACTGCTGGCCGCAGCAGGCATTCTCAAGGGGCGTACCTGCTCGGCCTATCCGGCCTGCGCGCCGGAGGTGCGCTTGGCCGGCGGCACCTACGCGGATATCCCCATCGATCAGGCCTGCACGGACGGCCATCTGGTCACGGCGCCGGCCTGGCCCGCGCATCCGGCCTGGCTGGCGCAGTTTCTGGCCGTGCTTGGCACCCGTATCTCTCACTGA
- the ybaK gene encoding Cys-tRNA(Pro) deacylase produces MSKTRHVSETPATQWLKQHKVAFTEHTYAYIDHGGAGEAARQLGLDPHAVVKTLIMEDEAARPLVVVMHGDREVSTKNLARQAGLKKVLPCQPEVAQRHSGYQVGGTSPFGTRKRMPVYIEESVLACPQVYINGGRRGYLVGIAPAVLLDLLGAKPVSVGLE; encoded by the coding sequence ATGAGTAAAACCCGCCACGTATCCGAAACGCCCGCCACCCAATGGCTCAAACAGCATAAAGTGGCTTTCACCGAACACACTTACGCCTACATTGATCACGGCGGCGCGGGCGAGGCCGCCCGGCAACTGGGCCTGGACCCGCATGCCGTGGTCAAGACGCTCATCATGGAAGATGAGGCGGCCCGCCCCTTGGTGGTCGTCATGCATGGCGACCGCGAAGTCTCCACCAAAAATCTGGCGCGCCAGGCAGGGCTGAAAAAAGTCCTGCCTTGCCAGCCCGAAGTAGCGCAGCGTCACTCAGGCTATCAGGTCGGGGGGACGTCGCCTTTCGGCACGCGCAAGCGGATGCCGGTTTATATCGAAGAGAGCGTGCTGGCCTGTCCTCAGGTTTATATCAATGGCGGGCGGCGTGGCTATCTGGTGGGCATTGCGCCCGCCGTGCTGCTCGATCTGCTGGGCGCAAAGCCTGTCAGCGTGGGGCTCGAATAG
- the xerD gene encoding site-specific tyrosine recombinase XerD, whose translation MAASPHSLSAMPDPLLAQADIDAFIDALWLEDGLAANTLAAYRRDLSAFARWLQQTGQAASGQLCEASGGDIEAWFAVLHQDSRPATANRRLATLRRFYAWALREKRTGTDPCLKLAAARQPLRVPKTLSEAQVEALLGAPDLGTPRGLRDRAMLETLYATGLRVSELVELQTLDVSLSDGVVRVVQGKGGKDRLVPMGAEAAHWLQRYLTQARPALVGARQSDALFVTGRAQAMSRQAFWQLVKKYAQRADVHAPLSPHVLRHAFATHLLNHGADLRVVQLLLGHADISTTQIYTHVARERLKALHAAHHPRA comes from the coding sequence ATGGCGGCATCCCCGCACTCTCTGTCTGCCATGCCAGATCCCTTGCTCGCCCAGGCCGATATCGACGCTTTCATCGACGCTCTCTGGCTGGAAGATGGCCTGGCCGCCAATACGCTGGCAGCTTACCGGCGTGATCTGAGCGCCTTCGCGCGCTGGCTGCAACAGACTGGCCAGGCCGCGTCCGGGCAGTTGTGCGAGGCCTCGGGCGGCGATATCGAGGCCTGGTTCGCCGTGCTTCACCAGGACAGCCGGCCCGCCACGGCCAACCGGCGTCTGGCGACGCTGCGTCGTTTTTATGCCTGGGCGCTGCGCGAGAAGCGCACGGGGACCGATCCCTGTCTCAAACTGGCGGCGGCGCGGCAGCCTTTGCGTGTGCCCAAAACCCTGTCGGAAGCGCAGGTCGAGGCCTTGCTCGGCGCCCCCGATCTTGGCACGCCGCGTGGCCTGCGCGATCGCGCCATGCTCGAAACCCTTTATGCCACCGGCCTGCGCGTCTCTGAACTGGTCGAGCTGCAGACGCTGGACGTGAGCCTGAGCGATGGCGTGGTCCGGGTGGTGCAGGGCAAGGGGGGCAAGGACCGTCTGGTGCCGATGGGGGCCGAGGCCGCGCATTGGTTGCAGCGTTACCTGACCCAGGCTCGGCCTGCTTTGGTGGGTGCCCGCCAGTCCGATGCGCTATTTGTCACCGGAAGGGCTCAGGCCATGTCGCGCCAGGCGTTTTGGCAATTGGTTAAAAAGTACGCGCAGCGTGCCGACGTGCATGCCCCCCTGTCGCCGCATGTGCTGCGCCACGCCTTCGCCACCCATTTGCTGAATCACGGCGCAGATCTGCGCGTGGTGCAGTTGCTGCTGGGTCATGCTGATATTTCCACGACCCAGATCTATACCCATGTGGCCCGCGAGCGCCTGAAGGCCTTGCATGCGGCCCATCATCCGCGCGCTTAG
- a CDS encoding LysR substrate-binding domain-containing protein: MRNGIPNLSALQAFEASARLGSFSRAAEELSLTHSAVYRQVASLEARLGVQLFTRVRRRIVLTDPGAEYAGRIRHHLDQIETDTFGLVSRTGMGRSIHIAVVPTLATTWLIPRLADFQQTQPDISVSLSVRTLPFQFKDQPFDGALYHSDGVWPGSKGALLFPERELVPVCAPALAGEARERGGLGGMTHLHLASRPDAWRQWYAINKQPYGPQAAGGPRYELFTMVMAAVQAGLGVGLMPRFLARPALDAGTLAMPVSQALQVSQGYYFGYPQHSEPSGALRAFETWLQAVASQEAARNP, encoded by the coding sequence ATGAGAAACGGCATTCCCAACTTGAGCGCGCTTCAGGCTTTCGAGGCTTCGGCGCGCCTGGGCAGCTTTTCACGCGCAGCGGAAGAGCTGTCGCTGACCCATAGCGCGGTCTACCGGCAGGTGGCCAGCCTGGAGGCGCGCCTCGGCGTGCAATTGTTTACGCGGGTGCGCCGCCGTATCGTGTTGACCGATCCAGGTGCCGAGTATGCCGGGCGTATCCGCCACCATCTGGATCAAATCGAAACCGACACCTTTGGCCTGGTGAGCCGCACCGGCATGGGGCGCAGCATCCATATTGCCGTCGTGCCCACCTTGGCCACGACCTGGCTGATCCCGCGTCTGGCCGATTTTCAACAGACGCAGCCCGACATCAGCGTTAGCCTGTCGGTGCGCACCCTGCCATTCCAGTTCAAGGACCAGCCTTTCGATGGCGCGCTTTATCACAGCGATGGCGTATGGCCCGGCAGCAAGGGCGCGCTGCTGTTCCCAGAGCGCGAGCTGGTGCCGGTCTGCGCGCCGGCGCTCGCTGGCGAGGCGCGCGAGCGCGGTGGCCTGGGCGGCATGACGCATCTGCATCTGGCTTCGCGGCCCGATGCCTGGCGGCAATGGTATGCCATCAATAAGCAGCCCTATGGACCGCAGGCAGCGGGCGGCCCGCGCTATGAGTTGTTCACCATGGTGATGGCCGCGGTGCAGGCTGGCCTCGGCGTGGGGCTGATGCCGCGCTTTCTGGCCCGGCCAGCGCTGGATGCCGGGACACTGGCCATGCCGGTTTCGCAGGCTTTGCAGGTCAGCCAGGGCTATTACTTCGGTTACCCCCAGCACAGCGAGCCATCTGGCGCATTGAGGGCGTTCGAGACCTGGCTACAGGCGGTAGCCTCGCAAGAGGCCGCCCGCAACCCGTAG
- a CDS encoding thiamine pyrophosphate-binding protein, which translates to MTLSSSPSSPPPASRIGGHILVDQLAAHGVKHVFCVPGESYLAVLDGLHDARIEVTVCRQEGGAAMMADAHGKLTGEPGICMVTRGPGASNALAGVHIAKQDSTPMILFVGQVERGMREREAFQEMDYRAVFGSQAKWVTEIDQVERIPELISRAFHVATSGRPGPVVIALPEDMLVETAEVADAPHYEVIDAAPGAGQMETLAQALASARKPVAILGGTRWSAEAVAQFADFAKTHALPVAVSFRRQMLFPADHPCYIGDVGLGINPALLARLSEADLILLVGGRMSEIPSQTYSLLDIPVPRQKLMHVHPDSAELARVYRPNLAINVSPVSFSAALAALPAPSAAPVWATDTDAMHQSYLAWSDPKTIQTPGRLQLGEVMAYLEARLPADAIMTNGAGNYATWLHRFHRFTRYGTQLAPTSGSMGYGLPAAVGAKRVWPDKTVVCFAGDGCFLMHGQEFATAVQYDLPLVVVLIDNGMYGTIRMHQEKHYPGRISATQLKNPDFADYARAFGGHGERVETSAEFGPAFERALASGKPAILHCLIDPETISPSTTLEKIRAAALKAHA; encoded by the coding sequence ATGACTCTTTCCAGTTCCCCGTCTTCACCCCCTCCCGCAAGCCGCATCGGCGGACACATACTCGTTGATCAGTTGGCCGCTCACGGCGTCAAACATGTGTTCTGCGTGCCGGGTGAAAGTTATCTGGCGGTGCTGGACGGGCTGCATGATGCCCGCATCGAGGTCACGGTCTGCCGCCAGGAGGGGGGCGCGGCCATGATGGCCGACGCGCACGGAAAATTGACGGGAGAGCCAGGCATTTGCATGGTCACGCGCGGTCCCGGCGCCTCTAATGCCCTGGCCGGCGTCCATATCGCCAAGCAGGACTCCACACCGATGATCCTTTTCGTGGGCCAGGTCGAACGCGGCATGCGCGAACGCGAAGCCTTCCAGGAAATGGATTACCGCGCCGTGTTCGGCTCGCAGGCCAAATGGGTCACCGAGATCGATCAGGTCGAACGCATTCCCGAACTCATCTCTCGCGCCTTTCATGTCGCCACCTCCGGCCGCCCCGGCCCCGTGGTGATCGCGCTGCCGGAAGACATGCTGGTCGAGACCGCTGAGGTGGCCGATGCGCCGCATTACGAAGTCATCGATGCAGCGCCTGGCGCAGGCCAGATGGAGACCCTGGCGCAAGCGCTAGCCTCGGCGCGCAAGCCGGTCGCGATTTTGGGCGGCACGCGCTGGAGCGCCGAAGCCGTCGCGCAATTCGCCGACTTCGCCAAGACGCATGCCCTGCCCGTGGCCGTTTCCTTTCGCCGCCAGATGCTGTTCCCGGCCGACCACCCCTGCTATATCGGCGATGTCGGCCTGGGCATCAATCCGGCGCTGCTGGCCCGCCTGAGCGAAGCCGATCTGATTCTGCTGGTGGGCGGGCGCATGTCGGAAATTCCGAGCCAGACCTACTCGCTGCTGGACATTCCCGTGCCGCGCCAGAAGCTGATGCACGTGCACCCGGACAGCGCCGAGCTGGCGCGCGTCTATCGCCCCAACCTGGCCATCAACGTCTCGCCGGTGTCGTTCAGCGCCGCCTTGGCGGCCCTGCCCGCGCCGAGCGCAGCGCCGGTCTGGGCTACCGACACCGACGCGATGCATCAGAGCTATCTCGCCTGGAGCGACCCCAAGACCATCCAGACCCCGGGCCGGCTGCAATTGGGTGAGGTCATGGCTTATCTGGAAGCCAGGCTGCCTGCCGACGCCATCATGACCAACGGCGCGGGCAACTATGCCACCTGGCTGCACCGCTTTCATCGCTTTACCCGCTACGGCACGCAGCTCGCGCCGACCTCGGGCTCCATGGGTTACGGCCTGCCGGCCGCCGTGGGCGCCAAGCGCGTATGGCCCGACAAGACCGTGGTCTGTTTCGCAGGCGACGGCTGCTTCCTAATGCACGGCCAGGAATTTGCGACGGCAGTGCAATACGACCTGCCCCTTGTGGTGGTGCTGATCGATAACGGCATGTATGGCACGATCCGCATGCACCAGGAAAAACACTATCCCGGCCGCATCAGCGCCACACAATTGAAAAACCCTGATTTCGCCGATTACGCCCGCGCCTTTGGCGGCCATGGCGAACGCGTGGAAACCAGCGCTGAGTTCGGCCCCGCTTTCGAGCGGGCGCTAGCCAGCGGCAAACCAGCCATCCTGCACTGCCTGATCGATCCCGAAACGATCTCGCCGTCAACGACGCTGGAGAAGATTCGTGCTGCGGCGCTCAAGGCGCATGCCTGA
- a CDS encoding acyl-CoA dehydrogenase, whose amino-acid sequence MSSTPSFNWEDPLLLDQQLTEEERMVRDAAHAYAQDKLATRVLEGFRHEKTDPAIFAEMGALGLLGATIPSEYGGADLNYVSYGLIAREVERVDSGYRSMMSVQSSLVMVPINEFGSEEQKRKYLPKLAAGEWIGCFGLTEPNHGSDPAGMETRAVKIDGGYKLSGAKMWITNSPIADVFVVWAKCVGGEFDGKIRGFILEKGMKGLTAPAIHGKVGLRASITGEIVMDEVEISDAQMMPGVSGLRGPFTCLNSARYGIAWGALGAAEACWHTARQYTLDRKQFGRPLAANQLIQKKLADMQTEITLALQGCLRLGRMKDEGTAAVEITSIMKRNSCGKALDIARVARDMLGGNGISDEFGVARHLVNLEVVNTYEGTHDVHALILGRAQTGIQAFF is encoded by the coding sequence ATGTCCTCGACGCCCTCGTTTAACTGGGAAGACCCGCTGTTGCTGGATCAGCAACTGACTGAAGAAGAGCGCATGGTGCGCGACGCGGCTCATGCCTACGCGCAAGACAAGCTGGCCACACGTGTGCTGGAAGGCTTTCGCCACGAAAAGACCGATCCGGCCATCTTCGCGGAAATGGGCGCACTGGGCCTGCTGGGCGCGACCATCCCGTCCGAATATGGCGGCGCCGACCTGAACTACGTCAGCTATGGCCTGATCGCGCGTGAAGTCGAGCGTGTCGATTCCGGCTATCGCTCCATGATGAGCGTGCAGTCCTCGCTGGTGATGGTGCCGATCAATGAATTCGGCAGCGAAGAGCAAAAGCGCAAATATCTGCCCAAGCTGGCCGCCGGGGAGTGGATCGGCTGCTTCGGCCTGACCGAACCCAATCACGGTTCCGATCCTGCCGGCATGGAAACCCGCGCCGTCAAGATTGATGGCGGCTATAAGCTGTCGGGCGCCAAGATGTGGATCACCAACTCGCCGATCGCTGACGTGTTCGTGGTGTGGGCCAAGTGCGTGGGCGGCGAGTTCGACGGCAAAATCCGCGGCTTCATCCTGGAAAAAGGCATGAAGGGCCTGACGGCTCCGGCGATTCACGGCAAGGTCGGCCTGCGCGCCTCGATCACCGGCGAAATCGTCATGGACGAAGTCGAGATCAGCGACGCCCAGATGATGCCCGGCGTCTCCGGCCTGCGCGGCCCCTTCACCTGCCTGAATTCGGCCCGCTACGGCATCGCCTGGGGCGCGCTAGGCGCGGCGGAAGCCTGCTGGCACACCGCCCGCCAGTACACGCTGGATCGCAAGCAGTTCGGCCGTCCCCTGGCCGCCAATCAGCTGATCCAGAAAAAGCTGGCCGACATGCAGACCGAAATCACGCTCGCGCTGCAAGGCTGCCTGCGCCTGGGCCGCATGAAAGACGAAGGCACCGCCGCCGTTGAAATCACCTCCATCATGAAGCGCAACTCTTGCGGCAAGGCGCTGGACATCGCCCGTGTGGCGCGTGACATGCTGGGCGGCAATGGCATCTCCGATGAGTTCGGCGTGGCCCGCCACCTGGTCAACTTGGAAGTGGTCAACACCTACGAAGGCACGCACGATGTGCATGCCCTCATTCTGGGCCGCGCCCAGACGGGCATCCAGGCCTTTTTCTAA